The Toxotes jaculatrix isolate fToxJac2 chromosome 14, fToxJac2.pri, whole genome shotgun sequence genome window below encodes:
- the bag1 gene encoding BAG family molecular chaperone regulator 1 produces the protein MSAQTITVTVTYGSAKHSITLTAHDDGKGPTVKDLSDALTQATGVPSASQKLIFKGKSLKDMEESLCSYGVKEGCKLMMIGKRNSPEEEAELKKLKDIEKSVEQTAKKLEKVDGELTGLKNGFLAKDLQAEALGKLDHRVKIAAEQFMKILEQIDALSVPENFSDCKMKKKGLVKTVQDFLAQCDKIEACISDHLSKIQSKNLALAE, from the exons atgtcagcGCAAACGATAACAGTGACAGTTACATACG GATCTGCTAAGCACAGCATCACATTAACGGCTCATGATGACGGTAAGGGTCCGACTGTCAAAGACCTGTCAGATGCTCTCACTCAAGCCACCGGAGTTCCATCAGCCTCACAGAAACTCATCTTCAAAG GAAAATCACTGAAGGACATGGAGGAGAGTCTATGCAGCTATGGAGTAAAAGAAGGCTGCAAACTCATGATGATTGGAAAGCGA AACAGCCCTGAGGAAGAAGCGGAACTGAAGAAGCTTAAAGACATTGAGAAATCTGTGGAGCAGACGGCtaaaaagctggaaaaagtgGACGGGGAGTTGACTGGACTCAAGAAT GGCTTCCTGGCCAAAGACCTCCAGGCTGAGGCGCTGGGTAAACTAGATCACAGAGTGAAAATAGCAGCTGAGCAGTTCATGAAGATTCTGGAGCAGATTGATGCTCTG AGTGTCCCAGAAAATTTCAGCGAttgcaaaatgaagaaaaagggACTTGTGAAAACAGTGCAG gATTTCCTGGCTCAGTGCGACAAGATTGAGGCCTGTATATCAGACCACTTATCAAAGATCCAGTCGAAAAACCTTGCCCTGGCGGAGTAG
- the oprk1 gene encoding kappa-type opioid receptor, whose protein sequence is MDSSVVHIYKEDRCPSGQPEECIPNFTWQPNLSDIFNYTPNGTWDAEPEPMSPIIPIIVAVYSVVFVVGLVGNCLVMYVIIRYTKMKTATNIYIFNLAVADALVTTTMPFQSTDYLLSSWPFGEVACKVFISIDYYNMFTSIFTLTMMSVDRYVAVCHPVKALDFRTPVKAKIINVIIWVLSSAAGIPAMILGSTKTNNGTTECALQFPEPYTYWDTLMKICVFIFAFVAPVIIITVCYTLMVMRLKSVRLLSGSREKDRNLRRITRLVLVVVAVFVVCWTPIHIFILVKALSANVPETTAVMAAYFFCVALGYTNSSLNPILYAFLDENFKRCFRDFCCPGAQGHGDCQGVSRVRSTLRDHSCPTEGRGDMRQARPV, encoded by the exons ATGGATAGCAGCGTGGTGCACATCTACAAAGAGGACAGGTGTCCCTCGGGCCAGCCGGAGGAGTGCATCCCAAACTTCACCTGGCAACCCAACTTATCGGACATCTTCAACTACACACCCAACGGCACATGGGACGCTGAACCCGAGCCCATGTCGCCCATCATCCCCATCATAGTGGCGGTGTACTCCGTGGTGTTTGTGGTGGGCTTGGTGGGCAATTGTTTGGTGATGTATGTCATTATCCG ATacaccaaaatgaaaacagccacCAACATCTACATCTTCAACCTGGCCGTGGCAGACGCTCTGGTCACTACCACCATGCCCTTCCAGAGCACCGACTACCTGCTCAGCTCCTGGCCGTTTGGCGAGGTGGCATGCAAAGTCTTCATCTCCATTGATTACTACAACATGTTCACCAGCATCTTCACCTTGACCATGATGAGCGTGGACCGCTACGTGGCCGTGTGCCACCCGGTCAAGGCGCTGGATTTTCGCACGCCCGTCAAGGCCAAGATCATCAATGTGATCATCTGGGTGCTGTCGTCTGCTGCTGGCATCCCTGCCATGATACTGGGCAGCACTAAAACCAATAACG GGACTACAGAGTGTGCCCTACAGTTCCCTGAACCCTACACCTACTGGGACACGCTGATGAAGATCTGTGTCTTCATCTTCGCCTTTGTGGCACCCGTCATCATTATCACTGTCTGCTACACGCTGATGGTCATGCGGCTGAAGAGCGTGCGCCTCCTGTCAGGCTCACGCGAGAAGGACCGCAACCTCCGCCGGATCACGCggctggtgctggtggtggtcgCTGTCTTTGTGGTGTGCTGGACGCCCATCCACATCTTCATCCTAGTCAAGGCACTGTCTGCCAATGTGCCCGAGACCACCGCCGTCATGGCTGCCTACTTCTTCTGCGTGGCGCTGGGCTACACCAACAGCAGCCTCAACCCCATCCTTTATGCCTTCCTGGATGAGAACTTCAAGAGGTGCTTCAGGGACTTTTGCTGCCCCGGTGCCCAAGGACACGGGGACTGCCAGGGGGTGAGCAGGGTGAGGAGCACCCTGCGGGACCACTCATGTCCCACGGAAGGTCGGGGAGATATGAGGCAGGCCAGGCCTGTATGA
- the myl12.2 gene encoding myosin, light chain 12, genome duplicate 2: MSSKRAKGKNTKKRPQRATSNVFAMFDQSQIQEFKEAFNMIDQNRDGFIDKEDLHDMLASLGKNPTDEYLEAMMNEAPGPINFTMFLTMFGEKLNGTDPEDVIRNAFACFDEEGTGVIQEEYLRELLTTMGDRFTDEEVDELFREAPIDKKGNFNYVAFTRILKHGAKDKDD, encoded by the exons ATGTCGAGCAAAAGGGCCAAGGGGAAGAACACCAAGAAGCGTCCTCAGCGCGCCACCTCCAATGTGTTTGCTATGTTTGATCAATCCCAAATCCAGGAGTTCAAGGAGGCTTTCAACATGATTGACCAAAACAGGGATGGTTTCATCGACAAAGAAGACCTTCATGACATGCTGGCCTCATTAG GTAAGAACCCCACAGATGAATACCTGGAGGCCATGATGAATGAAGCGCCAGGTCCAATCAACTTTACTATGTTTCTGACCATGTTTGGAGAGAAGCTGAACGGCACAGATCCTGAAGATGTGATCCGTAATGCGTTTGCCTGCTTCGATGAAGAAGGCACAG GTGTGATCCAGGAGGAGTACCTGCGGGAGCTGCTCACTACAATGGGTGACAGGTTTACAGATGAAGAAGTGGACGAGCTCTTCCGCGAGGCCCCTATTGACAAGAAAGGCAACTTCAACTATGTAGCATTCACACGTATCTTAAAGCACGGTGCAAAGGACAAAGACGATTAG
- the LOC121193632 gene encoding charged multivesicular body protein 5-like, giving the protein MNRIFGRGKPKAPPPNLSDCIGNVDARAESIEKKIGRLDAELMKYKDQLKKMRDGPSKNMVKQKAMRVLKQKRMYEGQREQLAQQSFNMEQANYTIQTLKDTKTTVEAMKIGAKEMKKAYKDVKLDQIDDLQDQLEDMMEDANEVQEALSRSYGTPEIDEDDLEAELDALGDELLLDDDSSYLDEASAAPSIPEGNPSDSKTNKDGVLVDEFGLPQIPAT; this is encoded by the exons atgaacagaataTTCGGACGCGGAAAGCCCAAAGCGCCTCCTCCGAATCTGTCGGACTGTATTGGAAAT GTGGATGCCAGGGCAGAGTCCATAGAAAAGAAGATTGGCAGACTAGATGCTGAACTTATGAAGTACAAGGACCAGCTGAAAAAGATGAGAGATGGGCCCTCGAAG aacaTGGTGAAACAGAAGGCGATGAGAGTGTTGAAGCAGAAGAGAAT GTATGAAGGTCAAAGGGAGCAGCTGGCTCAGCAGTCTTTTAACATGGAGCAGGCAAACTACACAATCCAGACGTTAAAGGACACAAAAACAACG gTGGAGGCCATGAAGATTGGtgcaaaggaaatgaaaaaggctTACAAGGACGTCAAACTTGATCAGATTGAC GATTTACAGGACCAGCTAGAGGACATGATGGAAGACGCCAACGAGGTACAAGAGGCCCTGAGCCGCAGCTACGGCACTCCAGAGATCGACGAGGATGATCTTGAAGCAG AGCTGGACGCACTGGGTGACGAGCTGCTGCTTGATGATGACAGCTCCTACCTGGATGAGGCCTCCGCTGCCCCATCTATTCCTGAGGGAAACCCCAGTGACAGCAAGACGAACAAG gatGGCGTTTTGGTGGATGAGTTTGGCCTCCCACAGATTCCTGCCACATAA